The following coding sequences are from one Novosphingobium sp. KACC 22771 window:
- a CDS encoding SDR family NAD(P)-dependent oxidoreductase, which yields MQDFNGQLAFITGGASGAGLGQALVFGRAGAKVVIADLRADAIEAALGQLRAEGITAHGIVLDITDREAYARAADEVEQVFGAAPTMLFNTAGVNSFGPVEKTTYADFDWLIGVNLGGVINGMVTFVPRMIASGKPGHIVTTSSLGGLSGSALAAPYSAAKAAVINLMEGYAQGLAKHNIGVSVICPANIKSNIAEASKLRPAGLGPSGYREDEATIQSLHSIHRHGMEPVELAEWTKKGIEKGDLYIIPYPEAKEQIRAHFDRIVDAVLPLEADPEGAKARTEALMDWAKNGAKVFAKTEG from the coding sequence ATGCAGGATTTCAACGGGCAACTGGCCTTTATCACCGGTGGCGCCTCGGGCGCGGGGCTGGGGCAGGCGCTGGTGTTTGGCCGGGCCGGGGCCAAGGTCGTCATCGCCGATCTGCGCGCCGATGCGATTGAGGCGGCGCTGGGCCAATTGCGCGCCGAAGGCATCACCGCCCATGGCATCGTGCTGGATATCACCGACCGCGAGGCCTATGCCCGCGCCGCCGACGAGGTCGAACAGGTCTTTGGCGCGGCCCCGACCATGCTGTTCAACACGGCGGGGGTGAACAGTTTCGGCCCGGTGGAAAAAACCACCTATGCCGATTTCGACTGGCTGATCGGGGTGAACCTTGGCGGGGTCATCAATGGTATGGTGACGTTCGTTCCGCGCATGATCGCCAGCGGCAAACCGGGTCATATCGTCACCACCTCCTCGCTGGGCGGCCTTTCGGGCAGCGCGCTGGCTGCGCCCTATTCGGCGGCCAAGGCGGCGGTGATCAACCTGATGGAAGGCTATGCGCAGGGGCTGGCCAAGCACAATATCGGCGTGTCGGTGATCTGCCCGGCCAATATCAAGAGCAACATTGCCGAGGCCAGCAAGCTGCGCCCGGCGGGGCTCGGCCCCTCGGGATACCGCGAGGATGAGGCGACAATCCAGTCGCTCCATTCGATCCACCGCCATGGGATGGAGCCGGTCGAGCTGGCCGAATGGACCAAGAAGGGCATCGAGAAGGGCGACCTCTATATCATCCCCTATCCCGAGGCGAAGGAGCAGATCCGCGCCCATTTCGACCGGATCGTCGATGCCGTTCTGCCGCTGGAGGCCGATCCCGAGGGGGCCAAGGCACGCACCGAGGCCTTGATGGATTGGGCCAAAAACGGTGCCAAGGTTTTCGCCAAAACCGAGGGGTAA
- a CDS encoding TetR/AcrR family transcriptional regulator codes for MMCSATSSPKPGAETPNAPLSAERIVGEAIALMQEQGLDAVSLRRLAGRLGVQAMSIYWHIPNKEDLLRRMSQRLYAVAMADMPVCETWQDWARAYGRALWAMYHSARDAARLTFSLGYVEEDFRNFREYLAQRLQPLGLSAAEAVQLHSAIQALVIGWAGFDNTYGEAMGKLTPIEPAVMDSLEALIVGSECLRGN; via the coding sequence ATGATGTGCAGCGCGACATCATCCCCCAAACCCGGCGCCGAAACGCCCAACGCGCCGCTCAGCGCCGAGCGGATCGTGGGCGAGGCCATTGCGCTGATGCAGGAGCAGGGGCTTGACGCCGTCTCGCTGCGCCGCCTTGCCGGGCGGCTGGGGGTTCAGGCGATGTCGATCTATTGGCATATTCCGAACAAGGAGGATCTGCTGCGCCGGATGAGCCAGCGCCTCTATGCTGTGGCCATGGCCGATATGCCCGTATGCGAGACGTGGCAGGATTGGGCGCGGGCCTATGGCCGCGCGCTCTGGGCCATGTATCACAGCGCCCGCGATGCGGCCCGGCTGACCTTTTCGCTGGGCTATGTCGAGGAGGATTTCCGCAATTTCCGCGAGTATCTGGCCCAGCGTCTGCAACCGCTGGGGCTGAGCGCGGCCGAGGCGGTGCAATTGCATTCCGCCATTCAGGCGCTGGTGATCGGCTGGGCCGGTTTCGACAACACCTATGGCGAGGCGATGGGCAAGCTGACCCCGATCGAACCGGCGGTGATGGACAGTCTGGAGGCCTTGATCGTCGGTTCGGAGTGCCTGCGCGGCAATTAG